Proteins from a genomic interval of Chloroflexota bacterium:
- a CDS encoding VOC family protein encodes MGENWKLHHIAVIVRDIDKAVQYYQSLGIATVGREVIFPESKPKIRAKFVQIGSVPIEFIQPLEGESRYKEFLESKGEGVQHIAFAVDNLDEETDKLVDKGISIIVKGKAPAAFGSISAHFDTRQVGDFAIQLIQEAE; translated from the coding sequence ATGGGGGAAAACTGGAAACTACATCACATAGCAGTAATAGTAAGGGATATAGATAAGGCTGTTCAATATTATCAATCTTTAGGTATAGCCACAGTCGGGCGCGAGGTCATATTTCCAGAATCAAAGCCCAAGATTAGAGCAAAGTTCGTTCAGATTGGCTCGGTACCGATTGAATTTATTCAGCCTCTCGAAGGGGAATCACGCTACAAGGAGTTCTTAGAAAGCAAAGGCGAGGGTGTTCAGCATATTGCCTTCGCTGTGGATAATCTTGACGAGGAGACGGACAAGCTGGTCGATAAAGGGATCTCGATTATAGTCAAAGGAAAAGCCCCGGCTGCCTTTGGCAGTATCTCTGCTCACTTTGACACCCGTCAGGTTGGTGATTTTGCCATACAGCTGATACAGGAAGCAGAATAA